A genomic segment from Gemmatimonadota bacterium encodes:
- a CDS encoding FliA/WhiG family RNA polymerase sigma factor codes for MTKMDMQLWKEFAQGSQEARDSLLAEHLGLVHHVARQLSRTLAAKADVDEMVSAGTMGLMSALSGFDPSRGLAFSTFAAPRIRGAILDELRRQDHVPRSVRRKARELSGARETLQRIFGRPPEPQEMAEHLGVDVATLWRWEADVENAVHLSIDRQPGEPDSGMAAPAEMLADETHGDIEETLNHEQEVSLLRDAIMELKEQERVVLSLYYFEELKLHEIASVLNLTESRVSQIRSKALGKLRTELGPMRSFVA; via the coding sequence ATGACAAAAATGGATATGCAGCTTTGGAAGGAATTTGCGCAGGGCAGCCAGGAAGCCCGCGATAGTCTCCTCGCCGAGCATCTCGGTCTGGTCCACCATGTCGCGCGGCAGTTGTCGCGCACACTCGCGGCGAAAGCCGACGTCGATGAGATGGTGAGCGCCGGCACAATGGGATTGATGAGCGCATTGTCGGGTTTCGACCCGTCGCGTGGACTCGCGTTCAGCACGTTCGCGGCTCCGCGGATTCGCGGAGCGATTCTGGACGAGCTGCGGCGACAGGATCACGTCCCGCGCTCCGTTCGCCGCAAGGCGCGCGAGCTCTCCGGCGCTCGTGAAACACTCCAGCGCATCTTCGGCCGACCGCCCGAGCCGCAGGAGATGGCCGAGCACCTGGGCGTCGACGTCGCCACGCTCTGGCGTTGGGAAGCGGACGTCGAGAACGCGGTGCATCTCTCGATCGACCGTCAGCCGGGCGAGCCCGATTCCGGAATGGCCGCGCCGGCCGAGATGCTCGCCGACGAGACGCACGGCGATATCGAGGAAACGCTCAACCATGAGCAGGAAGTCTCGCTTCTCCGGGACGCCATCATGGAGCTCAAGGAACAGGAGCGCGTGGTACTGTCGCTGTACTACTTCGAGGAGCTCAAGCTCCACGAAATCGCGTCGGTGCTGAACCTCACCGAGAGCCGCGTAAGCCAGATCCGCTCCAAGGCGCTAGGAAAATTGCGCACCGAGCTGGGCCCGATGCGTAGCTTCGTCGCCTGA